From a region of the Flavobacterium sediminilitoris genome:
- the map gene encoding type I methionyl aminopeptidase, which produces MIIIKTKEEIELMRESALIVSKTLGMLATEIKPGVTPNKLDKLAETFIRDNGAIPGFLGLYGCPSTLLTSVNEQVVHGLPTDRPLEDGDIIAVDCGAVLNDFYGDHAYTFEVGEVSEETKKLLQVTKESLYIGIRETKVGNRVEDIGYAIQQYCEKHGYGVVRELCGHGLGRKLHEDPEVPNYGKRGRGKKLVNGITIAIEPMINLGARNIRTLKDGWTIVTADGKPSAHFEHDVAIVDGKPELLSTFAYIYKALGIVSNEENEFRQVPLVL; this is translated from the coding sequence ATGATTATTATAAAAACCAAAGAAGAAATTGAATTAATGCGTGAAAGTGCATTAATCGTTTCTAAAACATTAGGAATGCTGGCTACAGAAATTAAGCCTGGTGTTACTCCTAACAAACTAGATAAACTAGCTGAAACTTTTATAAGAGACAATGGTGCTATTCCTGGATTCCTAGGGCTGTATGGTTGTCCTTCAACACTTTTAACAAGCGTTAACGAACAAGTAGTTCATGGATTACCTACGGACAGACCTTTAGAAGATGGTGATATTATAGCTGTAGATTGCGGTGCTGTTTTAAATGATTTTTATGGCGATCATGCCTATACATTTGAAGTAGGTGAAGTTTCTGAGGAAACAAAAAAGCTTTTACAAGTTACTAAAGAATCTTTATATATTGGTATCAGAGAAACTAAAGTAGGTAATCGTGTAGAAGATATCGGTTATGCCATTCAACAGTATTGTGAAAAACATGGATATGGAGTTGTTAGAGAACTATGTGGTCATGGATTAGGACGAAAACTTCACGAAGATCCGGAAGTACCAAATTATGGCAAAAGAGGTCGTGGAAAAAAATTAGTAAACGGAATAACAATTGCTATTGAACCTATGATAAATCTTGGTGCTAGAAACATCAGAACTTTGAAAGATGGTTGGACAATTGTTACTGCTGATGGAAAACCTAGTGCACATTTTGAACATGATGTTGCTATTGTAGATGGAAAACCAGAATTGCTTTCCACTTTTGCATATATTTATAAAGCTCTTGGTATAGTAAGCAATGAAGAAAATGAATTTAGACAGGTTCCATTAGTATTGTAA
- a CDS encoding class I SAM-dependent methyltransferase: MKKLFKLILNTIPRPILIRLSIVVRPVIAFLLKGNTFTDPIDGRSFKMFLPYGYGTQRNNVLSPSTLSLERHRLLWLYLQNETNFFTSEKKLAVLHFAPEQEFYKRFKKQKNIKYTTTDLLSPLADVKADICNLPFKDNEYDIIFCNHVLEHIPDDTKAMQELYRVLKPGGMGIFQIPQDLSRETTFSDDSITDAKERAKIFGQYDHVRVYGRDYFDKLRSIGFKVEEVDYTSTIPSELVTKYCLAKGEIIPVCFK, translated from the coding sequence ATGAAAAAACTATTTAAACTTATATTAAACACTATTCCAAGACCAATTCTTATACGATTAAGTATTGTAGTTCGTCCTGTTATTGCTTTTTTATTAAAAGGAAACACGTTTACTGATCCTATTGATGGTAGAAGTTTTAAAATGTTTTTACCCTATGGTTATGGTACACAACGAAACAATGTACTTTCACCAAGTACTCTATCTTTAGAAAGACATCGTTTATTATGGTTGTATTTACAAAACGAAACTAATTTCTTTACTTCTGAAAAAAAGTTAGCAGTTTTGCATTTTGCTCCTGAACAAGAGTTTTACAAACGATTTAAAAAACAGAAAAATATAAAATACACTACTACTGATTTGTTATCACCTTTGGCTGATGTAAAAGCTGATATTTGCAATCTACCATTTAAAGATAACGAATATGATATCATTTTTTGCAATCATGTTTTAGAACACATTCCAGATGACACTAAAGCGATGCAGGAATTGTACAGAGTTTTAAAACCTGGCGGAATGGGTATTTTTCAAATTCCTCAAGATTTATCTCGTGAAACAACATTTTCAGATGATTCTATTACTGATGCTAAAGAACGTGCCAAAATTTTTGGTCAATATGATCATGTTAGAGTTTATGGTCGTGATTATTTTGATAAATTAAGAAGTATTGGTTTTAAAGTAGAAGAAGTAGATTATACAAGTACGATTCCATCAGAACTTGTAACGAAATATTGTTTAGCAAAAGGAGAAATTATCCCTGTTTGTTTTAAATAA
- a CDS encoding DEAD/DEAH box helicase: protein MPFSENSNHALAFDLSFDPILESYIPNAFIVEQSEGVLYYIKKNANSKTISELDYNLEANELQLLTLCEKLNSKNLLSKYKIKNKVAKSLEVLLSDDKTKKVVDHYVHFILESFFKIISNTKSPLSLDINKKDVFHKQQVSFSDVVLEPKLRFSKTPENIIYCLSLLNHKTVIYPFKTNFKILFNEPSWVSINNTIYTINHINGNKLKPFLSKKEVLIPNKNSIEYFNTFIKNVIKKVPIEADGFTVETNNNCKGCRIKPILHLQHKIYLLEIIFIYEDYEFSITDEKTKHINLSHNDLDEFTVHQIIRNKKEEKRIVKALEQLGLFFLTDAFASFNKNLTELDEFYNITELINNHEKISNASIAIDLQLNNTKINTHSSTISSNFIEKKDWFDIEMIIEIEDFKFPFSNIISHLKTGNRLYELPNGSLFLIPFEWFSQYKPLADFGKTRNNTIQIQKNQFTLLEETGIATEKAFNKDIIAYNTTGNIKATLRNYQEEGVNWLIKNYQLGLGSCLADDMGLGKTIQSLAYLDFVYTHFENDFIITEEVSDSLDLFSSNQPSITKKLKALVVAPSSLTYNWFNETKKFTPHFTRLNYTGLDRKIKRKKLDKVDLVFTSYNLLLKDINLLKTLHFNFLIIDESQQIKNRNSQIYKAINTINATHKVSLSGTPIENSLSDLWSQMQFINPNLLNTYSFFESHFKKPIEKSHNLQKVKELKSLINPYLLRRTKTEVAKDLPEISEQVFYSEMTDEQNKLYENEKSIIRNYLIEKQINSVDQKPNSKISILNALSKLRQLANHPILIGEEMSSGKFTDVTAYIETLLQAKQKVLIFSSYTSHLKIYTDWCDKNGTLYSLLTGSTKIKDRETEVANFQKDENTLLFFISLKAGGVGLNLTKASYVLILDPWWNPFAELQAIGRAHRIGQENQVNVIRFIAKDSIEEKISLLQQSKKVISDSIIENTIPEEVFNNIHYILE from the coding sequence ATGCCTTTTTCAGAAAATTCTAATCATGCTTTAGCATTTGATCTTTCATTTGATCCTATTTTAGAATCATATATTCCAAATGCTTTCATTGTTGAACAATCGGAAGGTGTTTTGTATTACATTAAAAAAAATGCAAACTCAAAAACAATCTCTGAATTGGATTACAATTTAGAGGCAAATGAATTACAATTACTTACACTTTGTGAAAAATTAAATTCTAAAAATTTACTTTCTAAATATAAAATAAAAAATAAAGTAGCTAAAAGTTTGGAAGTTTTATTAAGTGATGATAAAACTAAGAAAGTAGTTGACCATTATGTTCATTTTATACTTGAATCTTTTTTTAAAATAATTTCAAACACAAAATCACCATTAAGTTTAGACATCAATAAAAAGGATGTTTTTCATAAGCAACAAGTTTCTTTTTCTGATGTTGTTTTAGAACCTAAATTGCGTTTTTCAAAAACACCTGAGAATATTATTTATTGTTTAAGTCTTTTAAATCATAAAACAGTAATTTATCCATTTAAAACTAATTTTAAAATTTTATTTAATGAACCTTCTTGGGTTTCTATTAATAATACAATTTATACTATAAATCATATAAATGGAAATAAGTTAAAACCGTTTCTTTCAAAGAAAGAGGTTTTAATTCCTAATAAAAATAGTATTGAATATTTTAATACTTTTATTAAAAACGTCATCAAAAAAGTTCCTATTGAAGCTGATGGATTTACTGTAGAAACAAATAATAATTGTAAAGGTTGCAGAATAAAACCTATACTTCATCTTCAACATAAAATATATCTTTTAGAAATTATCTTTATATATGAAGATTATGAATTTTCCATTACAGATGAAAAAACGAAACATATTAATCTTAGCCATAATGATTTAGACGAATTTACCGTACATCAAATTATTCGAAATAAAAAGGAAGAAAAAAGAATTGTAAAAGCACTGGAACAATTAGGATTATTTTTTCTTACAGATGCGTTTGCTAGTTTTAATAAAAATCTTACTGAGTTAGACGAATTTTACAACATCACTGAATTAATCAATAATCATGAAAAAATAAGTAATGCTTCAATTGCTATAGATTTACAATTGAATAATACTAAGATTAACACGCACTCTTCTACTATTTCTTCAAATTTTATTGAGAAAAAAGATTGGTTTGACATTGAAATGATTATTGAAATAGAAGATTTTAAATTCCCTTTTTCTAATATTATTTCGCATTTAAAAACAGGAAATCGATTATATGAATTACCCAATGGAAGTCTGTTTCTTATTCCTTTTGAATGGTTTAGTCAGTACAAACCTTTAGCTGATTTTGGAAAAACAAGAAATAACACTATTCAAATTCAAAAGAATCAGTTTACTTTATTAGAAGAAACAGGAATTGCAACAGAAAAGGCTTTCAATAAAGATATTATAGCTTATAACACTACTGGAAATATAAAAGCCACTCTTAGAAATTACCAAGAAGAAGGTGTAAACTGGTTGATTAAAAATTACCAATTAGGTCTTGGATCTTGTTTAGCAGATGACATGGGATTAGGAAAAACCATTCAAAGCTTAGCTTATTTAGATTTTGTTTATACTCATTTTGAAAATGATTTTATTATTACCGAAGAGGTTTCAGATTCTTTAGATTTATTTAGTTCAAACCAACCTAGTATTACTAAAAAACTCAAAGCATTAGTTGTGGCTCCAAGTTCATTAACTTATAACTGGTTTAACGAAACTAAGAAGTTTACACCTCATTTTACGCGATTAAATTATACAGGTTTAGACAGAAAGATAAAACGAAAAAAACTAGATAAAGTAGATCTTGTTTTCACTTCATACAATCTACTTTTAAAAGATATAAATCTTTTAAAAACGCTTCATTTTAATTTTTTAATTATAGATGAAAGTCAGCAAATAAAGAATAGAAATTCACAGATTTACAAAGCTATAAACACTATAAATGCAACTCATAAGGTTTCTTTAAGCGGAACACCTATTGAGAACTCTTTAAGCGATTTATGGAGTCAAATGCAGTTTATAAACCCAAACTTATTAAATACTTATTCTTTTTTTGAATCTCATTTTAAAAAACCAATTGAAAAATCACACAATCTTCAAAAAGTAAAGGAATTAAAATCATTAATTAATCCGTATTTATTAAGACGAACAAAAACGGAAGTTGCTAAAGATTTACCTGAGATATCCGAACAGGTTTTTTATTCTGAAATGACAGATGAACAGAATAAATTATATGAAAATGAGAAATCAATTATTAGAAATTATTTAATTGAAAAACAAATTAACTCTGTTGACCAAAAGCCAAATTCAAAAATATCGATTTTAAATGCGCTTTCTAAATTAAGACAATTAGCGAATCATCCTATATTGATAGGAGAAGAAATGTCTTCTGGTAAATTTACTGATGTGACAGCTTATATTGAAACTTTATTACAAGCGAAACAGAAAGTTTTAATTTTTAGTTCTTATACTTCTCATCTAAAAATTTACACAGATTGGTGCGATAAAAACGGAACACTTTATAGTTTATTAACAGGAAGTACAAAAATAAAAGACAGAGAAACAGAAGTTGCTAATTTTCAAAAAGATGAAAACACATTGCTATTTTTCATTTCACTAAAAGCTGGTGGAGTTGGATTAAACTTAACAAAAGCTTCTTATGTTCTTATTTTAGATCCATGGTGGAATCCGTTTGCCGAACTTCAAGCAATAGGCAGAGCACACAGAATAGGACAGGAAAATCAAGTTAATGTAATTCGTTTTATTGCAAAAGATAGTATTGAAGAGAAAATTAGTCTTCTACAACAATCTAAAAAAGTAATTTCAGATAGTATTATAGAAAATACCATTCCTGAAGAAGTTTTTAATAATATTCATTATATTTTAGAA
- a CDS encoding DUF3667 domain-containing protein, whose protein sequence is MNCKSCSSEIKENNRFCSNCGSKIVHDRLSLKGTWEEFVGPFFSWDNNFWRTFFDLFTNPKDVLEAYISGARKKYFQPFSFIILYATIAVFFYKFFPLDIIVDYSKDFTDSLNTSNPSAKLPKFDMKNYMESIMSYYNFLVLLLIPVYALTSLIIYNKRGHNFFEHLVFNSYIQTNLGFIALVIQVILVNIIGMSFMSYSVLFMFIHVFFTTYVFKKLYDQSVKQSILSGIKYFLLFLILYVGVFLISSIIFGIIMLITLL, encoded by the coding sequence ATGAATTGTAAATCTTGTTCATCAGAAATAAAAGAAAACAACCGTTTTTGCTCAAACTGTGGGTCAAAAATTGTCCATGATAGACTTTCTTTAAAAGGAACATGGGAAGAATTCGTTGGTCCTTTTTTTAGCTGGGATAATAATTTCTGGAGAACATTTTTTGATTTATTCACAAATCCTAAAGATGTATTAGAAGCCTATATAAGTGGTGCTAGAAAAAAATATTTTCAACCCTTTTCTTTTATAATTCTATATGCTACTATTGCTGTATTTTTTTATAAGTTTTTTCCGTTGGACATTATAGTGGATTATTCTAAAGATTTTACAGATAGCCTAAACACCTCAAATCCATCAGCAAAATTGCCGAAATTTGACATGAAAAATTATATGGAATCGATAATGAGCTATTATAATTTTCTTGTTTTATTATTAATTCCAGTATACGCCTTAACCAGTCTCATTATATACAATAAAAGAGGACATAATTTTTTTGAACACCTAGTCTTTAATAGCTATATACAAACCAATTTAGGCTTCATAGCTTTAGTGATACAAGTTATTTTGGTTAATATAATTGGAATGTCTTTTATGTCATATTCAGTTTTATTTATGTTTATTCATGTGTTTTTCACAACTTATGTATTCAAAAAACTTTATGACCAAAGTGTAAAGCAAAGTATTTTATCCGGAATTAAATACTTCTTATTGTTCTTAATCTTATATGTTGGTGTATTTCTGATTTCTTCAATAATCTTTGGAATAATAATGTTGATTACTTTATTATAA